One Carya illinoinensis cultivar Pawnee chromosome 5, C.illinoinensisPawnee_v1, whole genome shotgun sequence genomic window, AAGCATAGGCCAAGCTTGTAAGAAACAACTATGAGGACTAATGCAGCAGGAGATAGGGTTGAAAGCTCTGTTCTTTCAAACACCAGcttcaattaataatttaatatagaagttcttatataataatacaaattaataaatgtTTCACTCCAaggttttaaggaaaaaaaacaatcacAATACCAAATAAAAATGGATAGGCTCTGCCATCCGGAAATCATTACCTGGTATGTGCCTATGCCAGATTTGATGGCTCACCCACTCAAATTATACATCACCATTGTCACAGTtactgttattatttttttaaagcatttcTCAAGAAAATTTCCTTACAAATCTGTGCATTCCAGTTAAGGCCCCATTTATATGTTTGAAGGTATTGAGATCAatttaattcaatttaattttaaattgagtctaaaatttaaatagttatttttaaattattaaatatcacttaatttaaaatttttttacatgtaggattcataatttttttttaacacgaCACATTTTTACACGCGGGAGtcataatcttttttaacttttcataaatatatctaaatttattttaatatttaaatatatttaaatttattttacatagATTCTATAAAACTTATTATATCATCTCAATTcgctattatttataaaaaaattcaattcaattcatcatCCAAACGAAGCTTAAATCTCAGACACATAAATTTAGTCATACTCAAGAgaaatgttatttacaagattttaatcattatgatattattgattttaaaattatttattgaaaaatgattgatgggtaatgataaaaaaaaaaaaaagatttacgaatattattttaagtttaagATAAATAATGCAATCAATGTTccaacttaaataataatattaattaacttttatttaaaaatcttataggataagataaaataaataagttgaattatttaattaagaGCGATGTTATATGTCAAgctcttccttttttatttttaaataataaattaaaaagttgatAGACAATTTATCTCATTAAAGAATCAAAGATGAGAGTCTAACCAGGATTTATAACATCAGTTATAAAAATCGAaaacttcatattttttttttatttttatgaaaaatattagctAAAAAGATTAATCAATTTCGTAATTATTTATTTCACACAATTTAGAAGGATCAACGGTATACGTTCAGACAGCACATTTAAACCGACCACATCGGATTCGAGTCCGGCACTGCGCATTTGGTACATTGCCAAGATCCTACGCTAAACAAAGTCTACAACATTCTACTATTAGAAAGAAACACGATGGATAAACCCAAATCCACATCGATGCTGACGTGTCTTCGCATCGATCCGTATTCCCTCCTCCAAAGAGCTACAAAACAGCCCTGATATTCCCATTATTTGCGAACCTACCCCTCCTCTTAAATCGGAAGCTCAATCGTTAGTCCTTACCCAAAACAAACGCTGATAAAAGCCGCGGGGCCACCGCCTAATCAATGAACCGCGAAGCACCAAATCGGAACTTCCTGGAAAAAGAGTAGGacgaatattaatttttatttcctgGTTTTGCTGTGTCTGTCGCTAGTCCTTGTGCAtgtctttgttttcttctcaGCGCTCCCATGGCCAAACCCAAGGCTCCAAGACGAACCCTTGACTCTTATACGGTCAAACACATCAACAAAACCATCCGAGGTAAGCACTATCTCTATCTCTATCACTCGCTTGTGCCACTTTCCCCTTGTAATTTTGCCTAGAAACTAACAACTCCTCAATCCCCTCTCTCcatactaaaaaaaacaaagagtgaGAAAACTATCTGACTTGACTTCACCAAATGTTCTCAGCCGGGGACTGTGTCCTCATGCGGCCGTCGGACCAATCGAAGCCGTCTTACGTGGCGAAGATCGATCGGATTGAAGCGGACGGCCGTGGGGCCAACGTGAAGGTCCACGTCAGATGGTACTACCGGCCCGAGGAGTCGATCGGCGGCAGAAGGCAATTCCACGGCTCCAAGGAGGTTTTCCTCTCCGATCACTTCGACGTCCAGAGTGCCGATACCATCGAGGGCAAGTGTACGGTCCATACATTCAAGAGCTATACCAAGCTCGATGCCGTCGGGAACGAAGACTTCTTCTGCCGTTTCGAGTACAATTCCTCTACTGGAGCTTTCGATCCCGATAGAGTCGCCGTGTATGTAAGCGAATCATTCGGTTGAGTCcggtttctcttttaagttTATAGTTATtgacattttatttttgttgcttgTGAAAATGATGAGTAAGCAGGGATTTcttttatctatattatatatatatatatatatatctttcttcgTGTGAACCATTCTATTCACTATCCGGCGTGGAGAACATCCACAACATTgatgtgaaattatttaatttataaggttcagattataaaattttcttacatATTAAATCATATCACATCAGAGGTATGCAGTGTGTACTCCCACGAGTttatgaatagattttttttcttgttagtaTACAAGAATTATTGCCGAAAACTTATGGGATAGCTGTTTCGAATCTCGGTAGCTTTTTATAGAAAGGTTTCTTTCAGCTTAATGGATAGAAGGAATTACATACTAAGATTCGGGCAGAAGAAATAGATTACTTCTAATCAATGTATATACTacaattattgttattttaattttttttatctctcacGCTCTGTTTGTAGCCAATTCAACTCAAGTCCTTaatttagaatgtatttaggtgttcttttgtatacttcttgtgtacatgggctatgcctatttcattcatatcaatataatttacttcttacgtaaaaaaaaaaaaaaagaaaagaaaaaaaaaagccaattcaaCTCATATTGTACATAAGCATAAATATAATATGGAATCGGGAGTATTAGTTGGGGCATTTTTTAGGTAGTTCAGAAAAGGCCTCAGAATGATAATGAGAATATTTTCATCGTCCATTTAGTTGCTTCATTTGTGCTCTTGTTAGTAATATATGGCAAGAAATATGAACACAATTTGGTATTTTGCTTACTTTCATTAATGATTCACAGGCAAGTTCTTCTCCTTCTTAGTGCTATATCAAATAAACTTCTTTTTCAAGATTTCATTTGCTTTCACTATTTGAACTTTGTAGTACTCTTTTTATATCTATGTCTACTTGCTGGCTGAGTTTGATATGGTGTATAGACCTGCACTCTTTTTAGGGTATATATCAAGATTTCGTGCGAACCACTCTTTTTGTAACATGCATGACATGACATGGGAAAGGTATGGGTACCAGATGGAATTAAACAAAATGATGAGCTTGACACTTGGACTTGTACCTGCAGTCCCTATGCTCTTACCCGAAGTCGTGTGACACTATATTTTATCTCCAGCATAAGCGACCATTTATATATtagttgggtttgtttttctaCTCTTGGGACTGTCATTCTTTGATTAacataatgattttattttatcttcacCATGGCAGacttgaatttattttgttgcaCGTGTTTTGGACTAAAAGCTTCACTTTTGCAACATGGGGTCACCAGATTTCAGAGCTGATCCagtatttcttattttatttcagtttGCTTGAGCTCATATGGCTTATTGCTTGTTATATTGTTGCAGGTATTGCAAGTGCGAGATGCCTTACAACCCTGATGATCTAATGGTTCAGTGTGAAGGGTGCAGTGACTGGTAAGTTGAATGCTGTCGATGTTGTACCATTGAAGATTTTGACATCTTAATAGTGTGTTTGGGTGTTAAGAtactctcaacacttctcaacatactccactgctattcattattttattattacttttcacttacttttttactactattcacaacatagCTCAACACttttcaacacccaaacccgaTTAAATTTCTATATGATTGAAGCTTCTTTTCATgagtaattaaaaaagtattagttaTGTCGAAAATTTATTTACTCGGGAAGTTCCTTAAAAAAATCATGGATTTATGTTGAAGAAATCTAACAACTGTACAACTGAGTAAAAGGTATGTCATTAATATGAATTGTCTAggaaaagatattttattaataatatgaaTTCTTCGGTAACAGtttaaaatttcatttaaaaaaaaaaaagtccttgGCTTATGGGCCATGATCACTCATTTGCATGTTATCAGCAACATGAAACCAGTTTAAGTGTGTGACAGCTTGCCATGGGAATGTGATGAAAATTAGTTCTTGGAATTCATTGTTGAATATAAATTACCGTCGAACAGCGTTTTATACATTTCTTTTGAAGATTATACTAATTTCAACTTAGATGCATGTGTCTCTGATGCAGCCTTTCAAAGGGTATCCATTTGCTTCGTTCATGTAATTCTCAATTGTTGCTGATTTAGAGTTTATATGTGAGTTACATGTAATCTCAGATGGAGTCAATGGTTCACAATTCTGAAAGATGTTTTAGGAAGATTACAAAGTGTTGGTAATCACTTGGCATGTTGCTATGCTTTAGCAAAGATGACCATAAACATAAATCAATGCATATGATCTGTAGTGAAGTACCATCGAAATGTTTCAATTATCCTGTTGACGTTTATCCTTTAACATTGAATGGAGTGTCTGAtaaattcttcaaaagaaaaaaaataaaagaaaaaagtggaGGGCTATTAATCCCCTATTGAGCCCCAGTAAGTTGGCctcctaaataaaaaaatatcagaaaTATAACAGTGAATTGAGCATGAGAGGCATGTCTTAAGAaataagttatttatttatttctttctttttatacatttaCTTTAAAGAGCCTCTTAAGTTTGAGGTTTTGAGCTATTTGCTTGAGCCTGGTTGCAAGGCTAGAAGGTATGAAATTCACCTGCCTCATAACATAGATTTTACCTTTATGTCTATTTCtgactctgtgtgtgtgtgtgtatgaggGGTGAAGAAGAGAGGTCGGTGGTTGCTttctgcaaatagaattttgagattttaaatgCATACAATCTCCAGCATGTTACTTTTAATTCAGGTTTCATCCTGCTTGTATTAACATGACTGTGGAGGAAGCTAGAAGACTAGATCATTTCTTTTGTGAAAATTGTTCCTCTGAAGGTCAGAAGAAGTTGCAGGGTTCTCATGCTTCCAGACACTCGGATATGAAGGTATTTGCATCCATTGAAGTTCCCTCCGTTTGACAGCATTTCGTTCCATCCTGTGTTAGGTATATGTAGACTCAAAATGTGCTTTACAAATTGAGATGTTGGATATGTTTATGCATCGATCTTTCAATTGTCATCGGGCAGTATAAAGGTCATTTTTCTCATAAGGGTAATTATTTCcccagtaaaaaaaaaaaaaatcaggccttattatttgtctttttattttgggttaTGCTACACTGTTTAGGAACTCGTTGCTCTATAATCAATGTTCTTGTGCAATTATGATGTTTCAGGTGGAGACAAAACGACGTCGGAGGTGACGATACATAAACATAAGTTAGAGTTATAACAAGAGGAACTGGATCTTCTTTATCTTCTAGTGTTGGGTAGGGTTCAAGCGAACACGGAGGCTCTATCACTCACAGGCTCTGGTATTCGGGAGTTGATTGGTAGAGGGAAAATGGTTTAAAAACGTCTGTCTTGTCTGGTTGTTTGAAGGGGGTAATCACCCTTTTACCTTAGAGGTCAAGGATGTGTTTGGTTGTCAGTAATCATGTAATATAATCTCTCTTTCTTCAGTTTCTTGTTCATGAATCAGGAATGTGTCTGCTAATTACCTCAAGAATTAGAAATGTGTATAGACGAGGGTGTTCTCAACTTAAGAGCAATAGATACGGGTTTTTTTAATGTATCTACTGTGCTATAACTATAAACTGTCTTGGACCTTGCTACTCCCAACTGCAAAATGTATGACATTGTGATAACTCCACTTGTCTCTCTCCCTCTATCTAGTAATAATCAATTGTCTCTCTTTTCTTATGAATAGATAAAAACATGTTCAATCTTTTTATTGTAGATACGGACAATCATCACGATCTCTATTTTTATTCGTAAGCCACATCCGCTAAGCAAGGGGtctataatatatacaatttgaagaacaaaaaagatagAATTTCCGTTGCCGGGACTCGAACCCGGGTCTCTCGGGTGAGAGCCGAGTATCCTAACCAACTAGACTACAACGGATTGCTGGTCGTAAGTggaataactaaaatataaacaaaaataccATGCAGTTATTTTCCCTACaccataatttattattaaaaaattaattttttttatataaatttcgtatttatttatttttttttcaaaatgattgtgtaATACTTATATATTcacaactacaaatatcatcTCTTTTTATAATAGAAACGATAAGCAGAATCCCGTGtgcataaatagaaaaatgaacaGTAGACTCACTATATGATTTCTTATGCGCGGTAGTTTGACCGGCGATAACCGACAATATAACGAATTGCATCCAGTTTATGCGAAATTTTCAGCTTTGATAAGCACGTAAATGATACGTAATATCAATGAAAACTAGATATTATAAAGGGTTTCCCTATATATTTTAGCTTCAAATCAGAGgacactatataatatttgctGAAGTATTTTGATCTGAAAAAAATACTATCAAATTATAATCAATGGGCAAAATGAAGAATACATCATCGACTGAGTTGACTGATTCGGCTTATACAATTAAGATTACAATACAATACAATATTGCTTGGTAAGTGATCAACACCAAATGGTCAAAAAGtttcataaaagaattttaaaaaaaaaataataataataaaacaaagcaaatgTTCAGCTACAGCCTGCCTTTTTGAGTATTTGTGTTTGAAACTCCTATCCTTTGTATAATAATGGGTGTACGCGTTTATTTTAACTTGTCTTTGATCTCTTCCATACAATAACTGTGCCATAAAAATCAGATGAAGCCAACAAGTTCTCTCCATGGTTCCAAGCAACACCCATAACCGGAAAACGATGACCCTGCAGTCACAATAGCTTGGGTCAGCTTGAAAGCTGATTGATAACTATAGTTAAACCATTAAAACCTAATTGGCATATAAAATGGACCTGTAGCTTGTTTACACATGTATGCCTCGGCCGAGTTAAATCATAGAAGTATACATTTGAATCCTCACTTCCAGCAACTGCATGTTGCAACAAAATCATAATATCAGCAAAGACTAAAAACATCTCCATAATCAAGAGCAAGATTTTGCATTTCATGTGATTGAAGTGAAGCATCTAAATCTGGgggaaaaaatcttttttttttttcttgattccaTATCATCTTCACATAGGTTTGGAGTTTCATATTATGATATCAACATATTTACTTCAGTAAAATCACATTTGACATTTCTGGATCTCCCTTCAGTTTCCTATACAAAAATGTAGCCAGAAGTTCAAACTAAAATAAGTTTGCAAGTAAAAAGGATGCAATTTGACATTGTGTTTCAGAACTATTTCGCATTTGACTCTGGTATAAGATTAGAAGCTCTTATCAAATATAGCTATTCTCAAAATTCAGTAATACTCTTTATCAATAACCCGAGAGTAGTTTCTATCAGGTAGTGTGCGTTGTGGTCAAACCACCAAAAAGAAGAGTAGGAAGTGAAACTGTATTTGAGATATCTAAACATGTTTCTTCTTTAGTGTGGTCACACATTTTTAGGGAAAATTGAGTACATGTGCATTTTTGAAAGGCCAAGTCATACAGCAAATATAGTAGTGGAGAATATGGTATGTTGATTGTCACATACTAACCTATATACTCCCCTTTTTCAAGGGAAAGCAGAGGACAGAAGGAAGCTTGAATTTTATGTATTCGAGGAGTTAACTTAAGCAAGCAACGAAGAGTCAAGTAACCTTGTATTTCCAAAGCGACGCTACAACATGCCAACATCACTATCAGTGCTTCAGGATAAAGACACAAGGCCCACTTGGTCGATGGAAATGAAATCCGGGAATGAGATACCTATTTCTCCATTTATTCCAACAAATTCATTCTAAAATCATTTGGGTACTTAGACTTGGTATTCTGATACCTTTGTTAGGGTGCATTTATTTGAGAGAGAGTATCAAACTTTTATATCCAGGGGTAGTGGAATCAGAATACCATGTCGACCCCTTGATATGATATTAGGAATCCCATTCCCATTCCTTCATTGCCGCACCTGACAACCAAACATGGCCTTGAAAGTAAAAGGCATGTTCAGCTGATCAACCTGAAAAAAGATAAACTTCCATCTTGAGTACATGACAGCAGCACAGGGCCGTGTGCAAGCAGGGAGAAACTTCTGTACTGCACAGTTGTGACTGCAGATTTGTGCCTGCTGGTACTTCGGCGGCGATGAGAATGAGATAATGCTCCTGTGTGAGAGTTCATACTAATAGAGTAGATACATCCCTGCACGTATTGTTCCAGTAACAATGTCAAAAGCAGAACATGTGAGTACAGAAGAACATAAAGATATATGATGCATGCAGAAGATCACACCTGTACGTCCCCACAGAAGATGAGCTGACCCGTGTGATCATGGTCCATGGAGGTAACCTCACTGTCAAAGAGTGTTTTATTAATAATTCTTCCGGTGCTGAAATTAATTACCTGGTATACCAGTGTAGAAGTGGTAGCGATTAGACTGGATCTATGAAACATGACAGGGTATATAGGAGAACATTGACATAAAAACACTTATTAGTTTTATGTCAAGCATATGTTATGTGGTTACGAATCCGATATATGTAACTCAGTAGTATAATCCCACAAGCAAACCTAATTTCTAAATTAGTCAATATATGTATTTCTTCACATCCAACATATTCCAATGTTTAGATGTAATACACTATTTTTCTCCTAGAAAAAAGGGGCGAAAAGAAGAGGCAAGATCTCAATCCAGAAGCTATCATACTAGTGCAGGATGTgaattttttccttcttttcttaaGAAGCAAAAGAATAGGTATCCAGTAATTACAGTGATTTCTTTGTTTGCATTGCCAACTGAAAGGAAGTTGTTGTTTACCTGCatcaaaagaaagagagagaaaacaggcttttaatgaaaaataaagtacaggaagaaatataaaaaaaggcCACAATGCCTTTTTGTTATGATATGTACAAAAGCTTCTCCACACCAAGATGAGATAACAAAAAGTCTCTAAAGCTGatataagaaaaaaaccaaaaaaattgtAGAAAGGAATCCAAGTTCATAATAACTTAATGCAAAATTTGAGAGATGGAACCAAAATAACTCAAATCTTAGTTATTTTGAGAGAAATGGAACCAAAATAACTCAAAATTTGAGAGAAATGCACCCAGGCTTGCTTATGCCACTAAGAACATGCTAAACATTTAGATCTAATGAGGAGGATTCTGAACATCCAAAAACATTGAAATTAGTGTATACTTACAGGGTGAAAACGAATACATGATTGGGAAGAAACTCCATATATCACTCGAATGCACAGACCTTTTGATATCTCCCATACTCTCACAGTTTTATCCATTGACGATGATGCAATGTACTGATTATTTGAAGAGAAATCAAAGTCTGAgaaaatattagtattttaGAAGCAAGTGGTGC contains:
- the LOC122311579 gene encoding chromatin remodeling protein SHL-like isoform X2 produces the protein MAKPKAPRRTLDSYTVKHINKTIRAGDCVLMRPSDQSKPSYVAKIDRIEADGRGANVKVHVRWYYRPEESIGGRRQFHGSKEVFLSDHFDVQSADTIEGKCTVHTFKSYTKLDAVGNEDFFCRFEYNSSTGAFDPDRVAVYCKCEMPYNPDDLMVQCEGCSDWFHPACINMTVEEARRLDHFFCENCSSEGQKKLQGSHASRHSDMKVETKRRRR
- the LOC122311579 gene encoding chromatin remodeling protein SHL-like isoform X4; the encoded protein is MAKPKAPRRTLDSYTVKHINKTIRAGDCVLMRPSDQSKPSYVAKIDRIEADGRGANVKVHVRWYYRPEESIGGRRQFHGSKEVFLSDHFDVQSADTIEGKCTVHTFKSYTKLDAVGNEDFFCRFEYNSSTGAFDPDRVAVYCKCEMPYNPDDLMVQCEGCSDWSEEVAGFSCFQTLGYEGICIH
- the LOC122311579 gene encoding chromatin remodeling protein SHL-like isoform X3, with translation MAKPKAPRRTLDSYTVKHINKTIRAGDCVLMRPSDQSKPSYVAKIDRIEADGRGANVKVHVRWYYRPEESIGGRRQFHGSKEVFLSDHFDVQSADTIEGKCTVHTFKSYTKLDAVGNEDFFCRFEYNSSTGAFDPDRVAVYCKCEMPYNPDDLMVQCEGCSDWSEEVAGFSCFQTLGYEGGDKTTSEVTIHKHKLEL
- the LOC122311579 gene encoding chromatin remodeling protein SHL-like isoform X1, with protein sequence MAKPKAPRRTLDSYTVKHINKTIRAGDCVLMRPSDQSKPSYVAKIDRIEADGRGANVKVHVRWYYRPEESIGGRRQFHGSKEVFLSDHFDVQSADTIEGKCTVHTFKSYTKLDAVGNEDFFCRFEYNSSTGAFDPDRVAVYCKCEMPYNPDDLMVQCEGCSDWFHPACINMTVEEARRLDHFFCENCSSEGQKKLQGSHASRHSDMKVFASIEVPSV
- the LOC122311580 gene encoding WD repeat-containing protein 13-like isoform X2, which produces MAEQTSQEEKRKNEHVDPELFSCLLQPVTADSDPVYFGIRRLLLYRKAESGVFRRRDWRYNGKGYVAYRNYISRPRNWESLQSPLQGTPGNSGRWVPPPSPYSLLSEVDSWSSSRDLQSGKPDLSRRTSFSSNASDNDRPRKRGAELAYSFVGMHCIFDQCKASVTVLKFGHMSSDLLAYGASDGTLTVCTVLGPPSVIKELKGHSKDVTDFDFSSNNQYIASSSMDKTVRVWEISKGLCIRVIYGVSSQSCIRFHPVNNNFLSVGNANKEITVINFSTGRIINKTLFDSEVTSMDHDHTGQLIFCGDVQGCIYSISMNSHTGALSHSHRRRSTSRHKSAVTTVQYRSFSLLAHGPVLLSCTQDGSLSFFSVALEIQVAGSEDSNVYFYDLTRPRHTCVNKLQGHRFPVMGVAWNHGENLLASSDFYGTVIVWKRSKTS
- the LOC122311580 gene encoding WD repeat-containing protein 13-like isoform X1, which produces MAEQTSQEEKRKNEHVDPELFSCLLQPVTADSDPVYFGIRRLLLYRKAESGVFRRRDWRYNGKGYVAYRNYISRPRNWESLQSPLQGTPGNSGRWVPPPSPYSLLSEVDSWSSSRDLQSGKPDLSRRTSFSSNASDNDRPRKRGAELAYSFVGMHCIFDQCKASVTVLKFGHMSSDLLAYGASDGTLTVCTVLGPPSVIKELKGHSKDVTDFDFSSNNQYIASSSMDKTVRVWEISKGLCIRVIYGVSSQSCIRFHPVNNNFLSVGNANKEITVINFSTGRIINKTLFDSEVTSMDHDHTGQLIFCGDVQGCIYSISMNSHTGALSHSHRRRSTSRHKSAVTTVQYRSFSLLAHGPVLLSCTQDGSLSFFSVALEIQGYLTLRCLLKLTPRIHKIQASFCPLLSLEKGEYIVAGSEDSNVYFYDLTRPRHTCVNKLQGHRFPVMGVAWNHGENLLASSDFYGTVIVWKRSKTS